In Labilibaculum sp. DW002, one DNA window encodes the following:
- a CDS encoding MotA/TolQ/ExbB proton channel family protein, producing MNNLLFLAGLQNATQNEEIVTETSEITLNFIDLAFKGGWIMIPIFALSIIAIWIFFERFYAIRKASKKDDNFMNRIKDYIHDGKIDSALSLCETNDTPVSRMISKGVKRIGRPLNDVNAAIENIGNLEVSKLEKNLPTLATVAGAAPMIGFLGTVMGMIQAFYAMANAGNNIDVSLLANGIYTAMVTTVAGLIVGIIAYFAYNILVAKVEKVVFTMEATTTEFMDLLNEPIK from the coding sequence ATGAATAACCTTTTGTTCTTAGCTGGTCTTCAGAATGCTACTCAAAATGAAGAAATTGTAACAGAGACAAGTGAAATCACACTTAATTTCATTGATCTTGCTTTTAAAGGTGGATGGATCATGATTCCTATATTCGCTTTATCAATAATTGCCATATGGATATTCTTTGAGCGCTTTTATGCAATTAGAAAAGCTTCTAAAAAGGATGATAATTTCATGAATCGTATCAAAGATTACATTCACGACGGAAAAATTGACTCAGCACTTTCTCTTTGCGAAACCAATGATACGCCTGTCTCAAGAATGATTTCAAAAGGTGTAAAACGTATCGGCCGTCCTTTAAATGATGTAAATGCCGCAATTGAAAACATTGGTAATCTTGAAGTATCGAAACTGGAAAAGAACTTACCTACCCTTGCTACAGTTGCTGGAGCAGCACCAATGATCGGTTTCCTTGGAACAGTAATGGGAATGATTCAAGCTTTTTATGCTATGGCAAATGCCGGTAATAATATAGATGTTTCATTACTTGCTAATGGTATTTACACAGCTATGGTAACAACAGTTGCGGGACTTATTGTAGGTATTATTGCTTATTTCGCTTACAATATTTTAGTCGCTAAGGTTGAAAAAGTTGTTTTCACTATGGAAGCAACAACTACCGAATTTATGGATCTTTTGAATGAACCAATTAAGTAA
- a CDS encoding ExbD/TolR family protein, giving the protein MALKSRNKVNANFSMSSMTDIVFLLLIFFMVTSTLIAPNALKLLLPKSSSQTASNPITSVSIDKHYNFYIETTPTPFAKLEGKLQALLAEHEDPTVSLHVDKSVPMEQVVKVMNIAKNNKYKLILATSAK; this is encoded by the coding sequence ATGGCATTAAAATCAAGAAATAAAGTCAACGCCAATTTCAGCATGTCGTCCATGACTGATATTGTGTTCCTACTGTTGATTTTCTTTATGGTAACATCAACCCTTATTGCTCCTAACGCATTAAAACTTTTGTTACCAAAAAGTAGTAGTCAAACAGCTTCAAATCCTATAACCTCAGTTTCTATAGATAAGCACTATAATTTCTATATAGAAACGACACCTACTCCATTTGCGAAACTTGAAGGCAAATTGCAAGCTCTTTTAGCTGAACATGAAGATCCAACCGTTTCACTTCATGTTGACAAATCGGTACCAATGGAACAGGTCGTAAAAGTTATGAATATTGCAAAAAACAATAAATATAAACTGATTTTAGCAACTTCAGCAAAATAG
- a CDS encoding TonB family protein has protein sequence MSNSKSKRIGYVGTIIFHIGLLAILFYLGFRIPLPLPEEEGILVNFGNSNQGQGKKDPAPSRAKQVIIPAAKPKPQVSQSTPEKSSASATEKILTQNTEDAPALPSAEEIAKKKAKEEKNRKLKAEQDRLNKIEKEKQRKEEIKRQQEAEAERKRLAEIERQRKEEAERQEKIANINNKAKNVFGQGTSSNTSQGKTFPSGNQGAPTGSPDSDNYNGSGLGNKGVSYSLNGRSSLSIPKPKYNLQESGKVVVEVTVDRNGKVTSARPGMPGSTTANITLLEAAKKAALKAKFNSDSKAPAYQRGTITYHFQLD, from the coding sequence ATGAGCAATTCAAAAAGCAAAAGAATCGGTTATGTGGGTACTATAATTTTCCATATAGGATTACTTGCTATATTGTTTTATCTAGGCTTTCGAATTCCACTCCCCTTACCTGAAGAAGAAGGTATTCTTGTAAATTTTGGGAACAGTAATCAAGGACAAGGAAAAAAAGATCCTGCTCCTTCCCGAGCAAAACAAGTGATCATTCCAGCAGCAAAGCCAAAACCTCAGGTGAGTCAATCAACACCTGAGAAATCATCAGCTTCGGCAACTGAAAAGATTCTCACTCAAAATACTGAAGATGCACCTGCATTACCTTCTGCTGAAGAAATAGCTAAGAAAAAAGCTAAAGAAGAAAAAAACAGAAAGTTAAAAGCGGAACAAGATCGTTTGAATAAGATCGAGAAAGAAAAACAACGTAAGGAAGAAATAAAAAGACAGCAGGAGGCAGAAGCAGAACGTAAACGGTTAGCCGAAATAGAACGACAAAGAAAAGAAGAAGCCGAACGCCAAGAAAAGATTGCCAATATCAACAACAAAGCAAAAAATGTTTTTGGTCAAGGAACTTCTTCCAATACGTCTCAAGGCAAAACTTTTCCATCAGGCAATCAAGGAGCTCCTACAGGCTCTCCCGATTCTGATAACTACAATGGTTCAGGCCTAGGCAATAAAGGCGTTTCCTACTCCTTAAATGGCAGAAGTTCTTTATCTATTCCTAAACCCAAGTATAACCTACAGGAAAGTGGTAAAGTTGTTGTAGAAGTTACTGTCGATCGTAATGGAAAAGTTACAAGTGCTCGCCCTGGAATGCCAGGATCTACTACAGCAAATATTACCTTACTTGAAGCTGCAAAGAAGGCAGCATTAAAAGCAAAATTCAATTCAGATAGTAAAGCTCCAGCTTACCAACGTGGAACAATTACTTATCATTTCCAATTAGATTAA
- a CDS encoding sulfite exporter TauE/SafE family protein: MEWYYYVLVVLVGVFAGFLNTLAGSGSVISLAMLMFMGLPANIANGTNRIAILMQNIVGVSSFKKQKVFTFKEGIWLALPAIVGSVIGASLAVEINEEIMEKTIGGLLVFLFFIILYKPDAWVKGQAGLIRSKPSIMQVVIFFFIGLYGGFIQAGVGFFLLSGLVLGAGFDLVKANAIKVFIVLLYTPFALGVFIMNGQIDYKIGIILGVGNMLGAYIAANFAVSWGAKFVRYILMAVIVFASLKFIGVYEMIGLI, from the coding sequence ATGGAATGGTATTATTACGTTTTGGTTGTTTTGGTAGGTGTATTTGCAGGGTTTTTGAATACGCTTGCTGGAAGTGGTTCCGTTATTAGTTTAGCGATGTTAATGTTTATGGGCTTACCTGCAAACATTGCTAATGGTACTAATCGTATTGCCATTTTAATGCAGAATATTGTTGGAGTAAGTAGTTTTAAAAAACAAAAGGTTTTTACTTTTAAAGAAGGGATTTGGTTAGCCTTACCAGCAATAGTTGGTTCTGTTATTGGGGCCAGCTTGGCTGTCGAAATAAATGAAGAAATTATGGAGAAGACCATCGGTGGACTTCTTGTATTTCTCTTCTTTATTATTCTTTACAAGCCCGATGCATGGGTAAAAGGCCAGGCAGGTTTGATTCGCTCGAAACCGAGTATTATGCAAGTTGTAATTTTCTTTTTTATTGGATTGTATGGTGGGTTTATTCAAGCAGGAGTTGGATTTTTTCTATTATCAGGATTAGTTCTTGGAGCGGGTTTCGATTTGGTAAAAGCAAATGCGATTAAAGTATTTATTGTGCTTCTTTACACTCCGTTTGCTTTGGGTGTATTTATTATGAATGGACAAATAGATTATAAAATTGGGATTATTCTTGGAGTAGGAAACATGCTTGGCGCTTATATCGCAGCGAATTTTGCAGTTAGTTGGGGTGCAAAATTTGTACGATACATTCTTATGGCTGTTATTGTTTTTGCTTCCCTAAAATTTATAGGTGTTTACGAAATGATTGGTTTGATATAG
- the glyA gene encoding serine hydroxymethyltransferase produces the protein MERDTLIFDLIGQEHNRQKEGIELIASENFVSEQVMQAMGSCLTNKYAEGYPGKRYYGGCQIVDQTEQLAIDRACELFGAEYANVQPHSGAQANAAVFYACMKPGDTFLGLDLAHGGHLSHGSPVNLSGNLYNPVAYHVSEETGMVDYDEVEKLALENNPKMIVAGASAYSRDWDFPRLREIADKVGAILMADIAHPAGLIAKGLLSNPVPHCHVCTTTTHKTLRGPRGGLIIVGKDFENPFGAKTPKGVTKMMSAVLDFAVFPGQQGGPLEHVIAAKAVAFGEALTDSYKDYAIQMQKNAKVMAEEFMKLGYKVISDGTDNHSMLVDLRSKFPEITGKKVENTLVKADITINKNMVPFDTRSPFSTSGIRIGTPAITTRGLKETEMPVIVAMIDEVISNIDNEEVIASVRTRVNELMTERPIFAY, from the coding sequence ATGGAAAGAGATACTCTTATTTTCGACCTGATTGGCCAAGAGCACAATCGTCAAAAAGAAGGAATCGAGTTAATCGCTTCAGAGAACTTCGTAAGTGAGCAAGTAATGCAAGCAATGGGTTCATGTTTAACTAACAAGTATGCTGAAGGATATCCTGGTAAGCGTTACTATGGTGGTTGTCAAATTGTTGATCAGACTGAGCAATTGGCAATTGATAGAGCTTGTGAATTATTTGGTGCAGAGTATGCTAACGTTCAGCCTCACTCAGGTGCTCAAGCGAATGCTGCAGTTTTTTACGCTTGCATGAAGCCAGGTGATACTTTCTTGGGATTAGATTTGGCTCACGGTGGTCACCTTTCTCATGGTTCTCCGGTAAACCTTTCTGGTAATCTATATAATCCAGTTGCTTATCACGTAAGTGAGGAAACAGGAATGGTTGATTATGATGAGGTAGAAAAATTGGCTTTAGAAAATAACCCAAAAATGATTGTAGCAGGTGCTTCAGCATATTCTCGTGATTGGGATTTCCCACGTTTACGTGAAATTGCTGATAAAGTAGGTGCTATCTTGATGGCTGATATTGCTCATCCAGCAGGTTTAATTGCTAAAGGATTATTGAGTAATCCAGTTCCTCACTGTCACGTTTGTACTACAACAACACACAAAACTCTTCGTGGACCTCGTGGTGGTTTAATCATCGTAGGAAAAGATTTTGAAAATCCATTTGGTGCTAAAACGCCTAAAGGGGTTACTAAAATGATGTCTGCAGTACTTGATTTTGCTGTATTCCCAGGACAGCAAGGTGGGCCTTTGGAGCATGTTATTGCTGCTAAAGCTGTTGCTTTTGGCGAGGCTTTAACTGATAGCTACAAAGACTATGCAATCCAAATGCAGAAGAATGCTAAGGTTATGGCTGAAGAGTTCATGAAATTGGGTTATAAGGTAATTTCTGATGGTACTGATAACCACTCTATGTTGGTTGATCTTCGTTCTAAGTTCCCTGAGATTACAGGTAAGAAGGTTGAGAATACATTGGTGAAAGCTGATATTACTATCAATAAGAACATGGTTCCATTTGATACGCGTTCTCCATTCTCTACTTCAGGTATTCGTATTGGTACGCCTGCTATCACAACTCGTGGTCTTAAAGAAACTGAAATGCCAGTTATCGTTGCAATGATTGATGAGGTAATCTCTAATATCGACAATGAAGAAGTAATTGCTTCAGTTAGAACTCGCGTAAATGAATTGATGACTGAGCGTCCAATTTTCGCTTACTAA
- a CDS encoding chloride channel protein produces MATNTRWRRFLIWRLRHINNQTFILILSALVGIASGMTALVLKTAVYRGREFLLEGINWSYQNYLFFLYPMIGVGLTLLFKKYIIRDFIKHNITSLLHAISKRNSIVKLHKTYSSVIGSIITAGFGGSIGLESPIISSGAAIGSNMARNFHLNYKEITVMMACGASGAIAAIFNTPIAAIVFALEVLLIDLSRFSLIPLLIASVSGAITTKLFLDEDILIEFAINNPFVIKDIPFFILLGILSGLTSVYFTRVFLWIENRFEGIRLLRNRLLVGGLCLGVLIFYFPALYGEGYNMVKALMVGNLEEVFQSSLFENSTDVWYMVVIFIGAMVFLKVIATSITIGAGGIGGIFAPSVFTGAMLGFLFVYVYNHFQFGQALSPGNFTLVGMASVLGGVLHAPLTGIFLIAEITSGYELIVPLMLSTTISFITVKSLQKESIVTAQLAKKGELITHNKDQAVLRFMQLSKVVETDLKSINEDATLADLVKVISKSKRNIFPVLTEEGFLLGVVLLDEVREIMFNEEMYTTPISNLMIMPPASISYDDSMEVVLRKFTKTGAWNLPVIDNGKYIGFVSKSKLFSAYRQHLVEITAD; encoded by the coding sequence ATGGCAACAAATACTCGATGGCGTCGCTTTCTGATTTGGAGATTGCGCCATATTAATAATCAAACTTTTATTTTAATACTCAGTGCTCTAGTTGGAATTGCATCTGGTATGACAGCACTTGTGCTTAAAACAGCTGTGTATCGAGGTCGTGAATTCCTGTTGGAAGGGATTAATTGGAGTTATCAGAATTATCTGTTTTTTTTATATCCAATGATTGGTGTTGGTTTGACTTTGCTTTTCAAGAAATACATCATTCGTGATTTTATTAAGCACAACATTACTTCTCTGTTGCATGCTATATCAAAGCGAAATAGCATTGTCAAACTGCATAAAACATACTCATCGGTTATAGGTTCAATCATTACAGCTGGGTTTGGAGGAAGTATTGGTTTGGAGTCTCCTATTATTTCGTCCGGAGCTGCAATAGGATCCAATATGGCACGAAACTTTCATCTCAATTATAAAGAAATAACTGTGATGATGGCCTGTGGAGCATCTGGTGCAATTGCGGCAATTTTTAATACGCCAATTGCTGCTATTGTATTTGCATTAGAAGTATTGCTAATTGATTTATCTCGTTTTTCTCTAATACCTCTGTTGATAGCCTCGGTAAGTGGAGCTATTACAACCAAGTTATTTTTGGATGAAGATATTCTGATTGAGTTTGCAATTAATAACCCTTTTGTAATAAAGGATATTCCATTTTTCATTTTGCTGGGTATTCTTTCGGGACTAACATCAGTTTATTTCACGAGGGTGTTTTTATGGATAGAAAATCGCTTTGAAGGGATTAGGTTGTTGCGTAATAGGCTACTCGTGGGTGGTTTGTGTTTGGGAGTTTTAATTTTTTACTTTCCTGCTCTATATGGTGAAGGTTATAACATGGTAAAGGCTTTAATGGTTGGGAATTTGGAAGAAGTTTTCCAATCAAGTTTGTTTGAAAATTCAACAGATGTGTGGTATATGGTTGTTATTTTCATTGGAGCCATGGTTTTTCTAAAGGTGATAGCTACTTCAATTACAATAGGTGCAGGAGGAATTGGAGGAATTTTTGCTCCTTCTGTTTTTACAGGAGCAATGCTAGGTTTTCTTTTTGTGTATGTGTACAATCATTTTCAGTTTGGTCAAGCACTTTCCCCTGGTAATTTTACATTGGTTGGTATGGCTAGTGTACTTGGTGGTGTTTTGCATGCACCATTAACGGGTATTTTTTTGATAGCTGAAATAACAAGTGGTTATGAATTGATTGTGCCATTGATGCTTTCTACGACCATTTCTTTTATCACAGTAAAAAGTTTACAGAAGGAGTCTATTGTAACTGCACAATTGGCTAAAAAAGGTGAGCTTATAACACACAATAAAGATCAGGCAGTGCTACGGTTTATGCAATTATCAAAGGTTGTTGAGACAGATTTAAAAAGCATAAATGAAGATGCAACTCTAGCCGATTTGGTTAAGGTTATTTCTAAATCGAAAAGAAATATTTTTCCGGTTTTGACTGAGGAAGGATTTTTACTGGGTGTTGTTTTGTTGGATGAGGTTCGTGAAATCATGTTTAATGAAGAAATGTACACGACTCCAATTAGTAATCTTATGATTATGCCTCCAGCCTCAATATCTTATGATGATTCTATGGAAGTTGTTCTAAGAAAATTTACTAAAACCGGAGCTTGGAATTTACCTGTAATTGATAATGGCAAGTATATTGGTTTTGTATCCAAATCGAAACTTTTCTCTGCTTATCGTCAACATTTGGTGGAAATTACAGCAGATTAA
- a CDS encoding chloride channel protein → MKNIKERQFVLILSFLVGIVSGLAALLLKTTIHQTHHFLTHNLHVDSVNLLYLAYPTVGILLTVLFVKFFVKDKIGHGVSRILYAISQKNSQIKSHNNYSSIVASTLTIGFGGSVGAEAPVVLTGASIGSNLGRMFHLNYKTITLMVGCGVAGAIGGIFKAPLAGMIFTLEVLMLDLTMASLIPLLISSITGASIAYFFMGKGVLLSYDVTAPFVINNIPYYIILGIFAGLVSLYFTRFSMYLESLFDCVKNSYQKMLIGGLSLGVLIFLFPPLYGEGYNTIQALLDGNHTHLVNNSIFYFLKDNYWLLLGYVVLILVFKVVASTVTTGSGGVGGIFAPSLFLGGVSGFLVARVLNGFNFVKLSESNFTLIGMAGMMAGVMHAPLTAIFLIVEITGGYALFIPIMITATIAYLTIMYFEPHSIYTKRLAKRGELITHNKDKAILTLMKLGKVIETDLKRVDPNATLGELVKKISQSQRNIFPVVDEDEKLLGIVLLDDIRNIMFNPEMYDDTYVHDLMIMPPAILDANAPMDKVMRRFEETGAWNLPVVQDDKYLGFVSKAKIFNVYRRVLVHYSDE, encoded by the coding sequence ATGAAGAATATAAAAGAAAGACAATTTGTTCTAATTCTTAGTTTTTTAGTTGGTATTGTAAGTGGGCTGGCAGCTCTCTTGTTAAAAACAACCATTCATCAAACCCATCATTTTCTGACTCATAATCTTCATGTCGATTCAGTGAACCTGTTGTATTTAGCTTATCCTACTGTGGGAATTTTACTTACTGTTTTGTTTGTAAAGTTCTTTGTCAAGGACAAGATAGGACATGGGGTATCGCGAATTTTATATGCCATTTCCCAAAAAAATAGTCAAATAAAATCACACAACAATTATTCATCTATTGTTGCAAGTACATTAACCATTGGTTTTGGTGGGTCGGTAGGAGCTGAGGCACCAGTAGTTTTAACCGGAGCTTCAATTGGATCTAACCTGGGTCGAATGTTTCACCTGAATTACAAAACCATTACTTTGATGGTGGGGTGTGGTGTTGCAGGTGCCATTGGAGGTATATTTAAAGCGCCATTGGCAGGGATGATTTTTACATTAGAGGTTTTGATGTTAGATCTAACAATGGCATCACTGATTCCTCTTTTGATATCTTCTATAACAGGAGCAAGTATAGCTTATTTCTTTATGGGTAAAGGTGTCTTGCTGTCCTATGATGTAACGGCACCATTTGTAATTAATAACATACCTTATTATATAATATTAGGCATATTTGCAGGTTTGGTTTCTCTTTATTTTACTCGTTTTTCCATGTACTTGGAATCCTTGTTTGATTGTGTAAAGAATTCTTATCAAAAAATGCTGATTGGTGGACTTTCATTGGGTGTTTTGATCTTTTTGTTTCCACCACTTTATGGAGAAGGTTACAATACAATTCAAGCTCTTTTAGATGGAAATCATACTCATCTGGTAAACAACAGTATTTTCTATTTCTTAAAAGATAATTATTGGTTGTTGTTAGGATACGTTGTTCTGATACTAGTATTTAAGGTTGTTGCTTCCACAGTTACTACCGGAAGTGGTGGTGTTGGTGGTATTTTTGCGCCATCCTTATTCTTAGGTGGTGTTTCTGGTTTTTTAGTTGCTCGAGTGCTTAATGGTTTCAATTTTGTGAAGTTATCGGAGAGTAATTTTACGTTAATAGGAATGGCAGGTATGATGGCAGGTGTAATGCATGCACCACTAACGGCTATTTTCTTAATTGTTGAAATAACGGGTGGCTATGCCTTATTTATTCCGATCATGATAACGGCAACCATTGCCTATCTAACCATCATGTATTTCGAGCCACATTCTATTTATACAAAGCGTTTGGCAAAAAGAGGTGAGTTAATTACCCACAATAAAGATAAAGCGATTCTCACATTAATGAAATTAGGAAAAGTGATTGAAACTGACCTAAAGAGAGTTGATCCGAATGCAACATTAGGCGAATTGGTTAAGAAAATATCACAATCGCAACGAAATATTTTCCCGGTTGTTGATGAGGATGAGAAATTGTTGGGAATTGTACTTTTAGATGATATCAGAAATATCATGTTTAACCCGGAAATGTACGATGATACTTACGTACATGATTTAATGATTATGCCACCAGCCATATTGGATGCGAATGCGCCAATGGATAAAGTAATGCGAAGATTTGAAGAAACAGGCGCCTGGAACCTTCCGGTTGTTCAGGACGATAAATATTTGGGATTTGTATCAAAAGCAAAGATTTTTAATGTTTACAGAAGAGTCTTGGTACATTATTCCGACGAATAG
- a CDS encoding chloride channel protein, protein MKKKSLLARFLIWRLKHVNDRQFISFLGILIGITSGLAAVVIKNSVHFISSLLQETSELEYANFLYMIYPAIGISVAVLFIKYVIKRPVRHGIPNVLYSISKTNGQINSHNMFSSIVTSAFTVGFGGSVGLEGPTVSTGAALGSNIGRLFHLNYKQTTLLLACACSGAMAAIFKAPIAAIVFAMEVIMLDLTMWSLVPLLLASSTAVITSYFFLGMDVLYPFEVDNGFVMKDLPYYIVLGIFTGLLATYFTKMYMYIHGLFDKIDKRYVKLLIGGLSLGMIIFFFPSLFGEGYHAINASLSGDYSYLFNNSLFYGFSESFWMLLILLALVIFFKVIAASITFGAGGVGGIFAPTLFMGVNAGVLFAKVVHYLGFRNIEVNNFALIGMAGMIAGVLHAPLTGLFLIADISGGYQLFVPLMITATVSYATVKSFEPHSVYTVQLARRKELMTHDKDQNVLSLMRVTRLIEKNFNTINSDATLGDLVKVIAKSQRNLFIVIDKENNFEGIVKLDDIREIMFQPEKYDVMFVRDLMIMPSVVIQHDESMADVARKYQYSDKFNLVVLQDGKYLGCVSRAQIFSTYRRMLKHFSED, encoded by the coding sequence GTGAAGAAAAAATCATTATTAGCCCGCTTTCTTATTTGGCGATTGAAGCATGTAAACGATCGCCAGTTTATATCATTTTTAGGTATTCTTATTGGAATTACCTCTGGATTGGCAGCTGTTGTCATTAAAAATTCAGTGCATTTCATCAGCTCTTTGTTGCAAGAAACTTCAGAACTTGAGTATGCGAATTTTCTATACATGATTTACCCGGCAATTGGGATTAGTGTTGCCGTTCTTTTTATAAAATATGTAATAAAAAGGCCTGTGAGACATGGAATTCCTAATGTTCTTTACAGTATTTCTAAGACCAATGGGCAAATAAACAGCCACAATATGTTTTCGTCTATTGTTACTTCTGCTTTTACGGTGGGGTTTGGAGGGTCGGTCGGACTGGAGGGGCCAACTGTATCAACAGGTGCAGCCTTAGGATCTAATATCGGGCGACTTTTTCATCTCAATTATAAGCAAACCACTCTACTTCTAGCTTGTGCTTGTTCAGGGGCTATGGCTGCAATTTTTAAGGCTCCCATTGCTGCTATTGTATTTGCCATGGAAGTTATTATGCTTGATCTAACTATGTGGTCACTCGTTCCACTTTTGTTAGCATCGTCTACAGCTGTTATCACATCATATTTCTTTTTGGGAATGGATGTTTTATATCCATTTGAGGTTGATAATGGCTTTGTCATGAAAGATCTGCCATATTATATCGTCTTAGGAATTTTCACAGGACTATTGGCTACATATTTTACCAAGATGTATATGTACATTCATGGTTTGTTCGATAAAATAGATAAACGATATGTGAAGCTTCTTATTGGAGGCTTGTCATTGGGGATGATCATTTTCTTTTTCCCATCTCTCTTTGGAGAAGGTTACCATGCTATAAATGCTAGTTTATCCGGAGATTATTCTTATCTGTTCAATAATTCATTATTCTACGGTTTCAGCGAAAGCTTTTGGATGCTTCTAATTTTATTAGCTCTGGTTATTTTTTTCAAAGTGATTGCGGCTTCTATTACTTTTGGAGCAGGTGGTGTAGGTGGTATTTTTGCTCCAACTCTTTTTATGGGAGTAAATGCCGGTGTTTTGTTTGCAAAGGTTGTTCATTATTTAGGTTTTAGAAATATCGAGGTGAATAACTTTGCTTTGATTGGAATGGCCGGAATGATTGCTGGTGTATTGCATGCTCCACTTACCGGATTATTCCTTATTGCCGATATTTCGGGAGGTTATCAGCTATTTGTACCACTAATGATTACGGCTACTGTTTCTTATGCAACGGTCAAGAGTTTTGAGCCACATTCGGTGTATACAGTTCAGCTTGCCCGTCGTAAGGAACTGATGACTCACGATAAGGATCAGAATGTGCTTTCTTTAATGCGAGTAACACGTTTGATTGAAAAAAATTTTAATACCATCAATTCTGATGCAACTTTAGGTGACCTTGTAAAAGTGATAGCGAAATCGCAACGTAATCTCTTTATTGTTATTGACAAAGAAAATAATTTTGAAGGCATTGTTAAGCTTGATGACATTCGAGAAATCATGTTTCAACCAGAAAAATATGATGTCATGTTTGTGCGAGATTTAATGATTATGCCCTCTGTTGTGATTCAACATGACGAATCGATGGCTGATGTAGCTCGTAAATATCAGTATTCAGATAAATTCAACCTGGTTGTTTTGCAAGATGGCAAATACTTGGGCTGTGTTTCTCGGGCTCAAATCTTCTCCACCTATCGCCGAATGTTAAAGCACTTTTCAGAAGATTAA
- a CDS encoding NAD(P)H-dependent flavin oxidoreductase: MINRITQLFGIEKPIIQGGMVWCSGWKLATAVSNSGGLGLIGAGSMHPDTFQEHIQKAKTACNKPFGVNVPLLYPEMDKIMDIIVKEGIKIVFTSAGSPKKWTPFLKKHGITVVHVVSSAFFAKKCEDAGVDAIVAEGFEAGGHNGREETTTLALIPNVRKATSLPLIAAGGIGCGKSILAALSLGADGVQIGTRFAASEESSSHINFKEAIVKLGEGGTKLALKKLAPTRLIKNNFFEQVNEAECRGASPEEMRELLGKGRSKIGMFEGDLEEGELEIGQVSALISKIQPVSEIFNEINTEYKEALTQLQSSKYQF; encoded by the coding sequence ATGATAAATAGAATTACTCAACTTTTTGGAATCGAAAAACCTATTATTCAAGGTGGAATGGTATGGTGCTCTGGATGGAAACTTGCTACAGCTGTAAGTAATTCTGGCGGTTTAGGTTTAATTGGAGCTGGATCAATGCATCCAGATACTTTTCAGGAACATATTCAAAAAGCCAAAACTGCGTGCAATAAACCATTCGGGGTTAACGTACCTTTACTTTATCCGGAAATGGATAAAATCATGGATATTATCGTCAAAGAAGGTATTAAAATTGTTTTTACATCTGCTGGAAGCCCTAAAAAATGGACTCCGTTCTTAAAAAAACATGGTATTACTGTGGTACATGTTGTTTCTAGCGCATTTTTTGCAAAAAAATGTGAAGATGCCGGCGTTGATGCTATAGTTGCAGAAGGTTTCGAAGCTGGAGGTCATAACGGTCGTGAAGAAACAACGACTCTTGCCTTAATTCCAAATGTAAGAAAAGCAACAAGCCTTCCTTTAATTGCAGCTGGCGGAATTGGATGCGGTAAAAGTATACTGGCAGCTCTTAGTTTAGGTGCCGATGGCGTTCAAATAGGAACTCGATTTGCTGCTTCAGAAGAATCTTCTTCACATATCAATTTTAAAGAAGCAATTGTAAAATTAGGAGAAGGTGGAACAAAACTTGCCTTGAAAAAACTGGCTCCTACCCGATTGATCAAAAACAACTTCTTCGAACAAGTTAATGAAGCTGAGTGTCGAGGTGCTTCTCCCGAAGAAATGAGAGAATTGCTAGGAAAAGGTCGCTCTAAAATAGGCATGTTCGAAGGTGATCTTGAAGAAGGTGAATTAGAAATTGGCCAAGTTTCAGCTTTAATAAGCAAAATTCAGCCTGTATCGGAGATCTTCAACGAAATTAATACAGAGTACAAAGAAGCCTTGACTCAATTGCAGTCGTCAAAATATCAGTTTTAA